Proteins found in one Paenibacillus sp. FSL R10-2782 genomic segment:
- a CDS encoding RtcB family protein codes for MNIQHTTDSFLEKGPYSHLMKLPAGDLTVYASQQLFSSLDYKVFEMANNNLQIPGIRYMGYTPDVHVGIGTCIGTTAVWGMEDGYVSPSIVGSDIGCGMRVHLTNLHKDALKETKLRRKLVKTIDKYLPMEAHQRGHYSDIRLEHIVRKGLHGLPNKYIPDSYTPKKSTSLTHVEHSKFSFDEEVLNLVEDRTWHRAHRQLGTLGGGNHFVEIQAIEIAEHNREIAEAWGMFDGQVAVMVHSGSRAWGGAVSQTSSSAIAKAMGRLGLGTSDPRLVFAPLEHPEAAHYINMMYSALNYAVVNRHLIAFSVREAFRDVFGTKCELRTLYDLMHNYGWEESHPDHGNVFVHRKGATRALPAGHPDNPKPYRETGHPALIPGSMGTSSYIMVGLPGGQDNFHSICHGAGRIRSRSATKRLVSVDDFAGALGVGTDDEIVVNQSSLESILDESPQAYKNVDDIIESVTGAGLAAVVAKCKPLAALKGAK; via the coding sequence ATGAATATACAACACACAACAGACTCGTTCTTAGAAAAAGGACCTTACAGCCATCTTATGAAGCTTCCGGCTGGCGATTTGACCGTATATGCTTCTCAGCAGCTTTTCTCCTCACTGGATTACAAGGTGTTCGAGATGGCTAATAACAATTTACAAATTCCTGGTATCCGCTATATGGGCTATACTCCAGATGTACATGTAGGCATCGGAACCTGCATCGGTACGACTGCGGTATGGGGAATGGAGGACGGCTATGTATCTCCCTCCATCGTCGGCAGCGATATCGGCTGCGGCATGCGTGTACACCTGACGAATTTGCACAAGGATGCCTTGAAGGAAACCAAGCTGCGCCGCAAGCTGGTCAAGACCATTGATAAATATTTGCCAATGGAAGCCCACCAGCGGGGACATTATTCAGATATCCGGCTGGAGCATATTGTACGCAAGGGCCTGCATGGATTGCCCAATAAATATATTCCAGACAGCTACACGCCTAAAAAATCAACCTCACTCACCCATGTAGAGCACAGTAAATTCTCATTTGATGAAGAGGTACTTAATCTCGTCGAAGATCGCACGTGGCACCGGGCTCACCGACAGCTTGGCACGCTGGGTGGAGGCAATCATTTCGTTGAAATTCAGGCGATTGAGATTGCCGAGCACAACCGTGAAATAGCCGAAGCCTGGGGAATGTTCGACGGTCAGGTTGCCGTCATGGTCCACTCCGGATCACGTGCCTGGGGTGGAGCGGTCAGCCAAACCAGCTCGTCTGCCATTGCCAAAGCAATGGGTCGCCTTGGGCTTGGCACCTCTGATCCAAGGCTGGTATTTGCCCCTCTGGAGCATCCCGAAGCTGCGCATTACATCAATATGATGTACTCGGCGCTGAACTATGCGGTGGTAAACCGACATTTGATCGCTTTTTCCGTACGTGAAGCCTTCCGTGATGTCTTTGGCACAAAGTGCGAGTTGCGCACCTTGTACGATCTGATGCACAATTATGGTTGGGAGGAATCCCACCCGGATCACGGTAATGTGTTTGTGCATCGTAAAGGGGCTACCCGCGCTCTTCCAGCCGGACATCCCGACAATCCAAAACCTTACCGGGAAACAGGACATCCGGCCTTGATTCCCGGTTCTATGGGGACGTCCTCCTATATTATGGTCGGCCTGCCGGGCGGACAGGATAACTTCCACTCCATTTGCCATGGAGCGGGCCGTATCCGTTCACGCTCTGCGACCAAACGGCTCGTAAGTGTGGACGATTTTGCCGGAGCACTTGGTGTAGGGACAGACGACGAGATTGTGGTCAATCAGTCATCGCTGGAAAGCATTCTCGACGAATCTCCCCAAGCCTACAAAAATGTAGATGATATTATTGAAAGTGTCACCGGGGCAGGACTCGCAGCCGTTGTAGCCAAATGCAAGCCGCTGGCCGCCCTGAAAGGAGCCAAATAA
- a CDS encoding DUF3817 domain-containing protein, whose protein sequence is MLRTPLGRVRLMLWIQGIAYLAILFTHQPLQAAGMTQTVMVIGNIYRISFLLLLVALIYGKSALNWSLRRPLFMMLASFIPFGLIIMDWVWVRKWTGDSAAEQRAAS, encoded by the coding sequence GTGTTAAGAACACCTTTGGGGCGTGTCCGACTCATGCTCTGGATTCAAGGTATAGCGTATTTGGCAATACTATTCACCCATCAGCCGCTGCAAGCTGCGGGCATGACCCAGACAGTCATGGTGATCGGTAACATATACCGGATCAGCTTTTTGCTGCTCCTCGTCGCTTTGATCTATGGCAAATCAGCACTGAATTGGTCCCTCCGGCGGCCTCTATTCATGATGTTGGCGTCCTTCATTCCTTTTGGTCTGATCATTATGGATTGGGTTTGGGTGAGAAAATGGACAGGGGATTCGGCAGCAGAGCAGCGAGCCGCATCGTAA
- a CDS encoding amino acid ABC transporter ATP-binding protein → MIQIRNIHKSFGSLEVLKGVNVTLDKGKVLVIIGPSGSGKTTLLRCLNLLEVPDQGEIQVGDIALNFAKETKLRQESVLALRKRTGMVFQSYNLFPHMTAVQNVMEGQVTVQKKSKDEARKRGLELLKKVGLADKAESYPHQLSGGQQQRVGIARAMAVEPEVLLFDEPTSALDPELVGEVLKVMKQLAAEGMTMVIVTHEMKFAAEVADHVILMDQGVIVEQGTPHEVLEQPTSSRAIQFLNRLSGETE, encoded by the coding sequence GTGATCCAAATTCGGAATATACACAAATCGTTCGGCTCGCTAGAGGTGCTGAAGGGTGTTAATGTGACGTTGGATAAAGGGAAGGTGCTGGTGATCATCGGCCCGTCCGGCTCTGGTAAAACAACGCTTTTGCGCTGTCTGAATTTGCTGGAGGTTCCCGATCAGGGTGAGATTCAGGTTGGGGATATTGCACTGAATTTTGCCAAAGAAACGAAGCTGCGGCAGGAAAGCGTCTTGGCGCTGCGCAAGCGAACGGGTATGGTGTTTCAATCCTACAACCTGTTCCCGCATATGACAGCAGTTCAAAATGTAATGGAGGGCCAAGTCACCGTTCAGAAGAAGAGTAAGGACGAGGCACGCAAACGCGGATTGGAGCTGCTTAAAAAGGTGGGACTGGCGGACAAAGCGGAATCCTATCCACATCAGTTGTCAGGCGGACAGCAGCAGCGGGTCGGTATTGCCCGGGCAATGGCGGTCGAGCCTGAGGTGCTATTGTTCGACGAGCCGACCTCTGCGCTTGATCCCGAGCTGGTAGGCGAGGTGCTTAAAGTTATGAAGCAACTGGCTGCCGAAGGCATGACCATGGTCATTGTCACCCATGAAATGAAGTTTGCCGCCGAGGTCGCTGACCATGTTATTTTGATGGATCAGGGTGTGATCGTTGAACAGGGGACGCCACATGAGGTTCTGGAGCAGCCCACCAGTTCACGAGCTATTCAGTTTTTAAATCGGTTGAGCGGGGAAACAGAATAA
- a CDS encoding metalloregulator ArsR/SmtB family transcription factor, whose protein sequence is MEGDLQKFKADFFKALAHPLRIRILEVLSEGERNVNELQTALGSEGSAVSQQLAVLRAKNLVSSIKEGTTVIYSLRDPLLTELLAVARQIFDNHLVEAISLLEGIRNEK, encoded by the coding sequence ATGGAAGGCGATCTCCAGAAATTTAAGGCCGACTTTTTTAAAGCATTGGCTCACCCTCTGCGCATCCGCATTCTGGAGGTGTTGAGTGAAGGGGAGCGGAACGTAAATGAGCTACAGACTGCGCTCGGTTCCGAAGGCTCTGCCGTATCGCAGCAGTTGGCCGTGTTGCGCGCCAAAAATTTGGTGAGCAGCATCAAGGAAGGCACGACGGTCATTTACTCGTTGCGGGACCCGCTCTTGACGGAACTGCTTGCGGTGGCGCGGCAAATTTTTGACAATCATCTGGTCGAAGCGATCTCGTTGCTGGAGGGTATACGGAACGAGAAGTAA
- a CDS encoding ATP-binding protein, producing the protein MSIDIPAIYEFDERTDGRITGYAAYARLIDGISEALYNRYGVKYELYASDDPNIEYWDLLEEDIRSGSPDLEHVARVFDRLEERTIQYDDDGPTPEYGVHLSMRNNVFAYPKWGIALARVPFFRENGVYNEDYVFATGDQELQGFLAGVRGRERKQNMKRVTVFTDTSRGLSRQAEPITRAITRDDVILKAEIKRDIFRSLDQFFEADRTFYQTYNIPYKRGILLYGHPGNGKTTLVKSIASSVPGPAAYWQITEYTTSESVKEVFEAATRLAPMVLVIEDIDSMPQEVRSFFLNTLDGATSKEGIFLIGTTNYPEKIDPGLMNRAGRFDRAYEISLPDEALRLAYLKLRNFLVFAGETGTQKAAAMTDGFSLAQLGELYVSTALEWHESGKTDIELIIKGMRGELDKSRKQDWLKNVAEGRVGFF; encoded by the coding sequence TTGAGTATAGACATCCCAGCTATTTACGAATTTGATGAACGTACGGATGGGCGTATTACCGGCTATGCCGCTTATGCCCGTCTGATCGACGGCATCAGTGAGGCCCTATATAACCGCTATGGCGTAAAATATGAGCTGTATGCCAGCGACGATCCCAATATTGAGTATTGGGACTTGCTGGAGGAGGACATTCGTTCAGGCAGCCCGGATCTGGAGCATGTGGCACGGGTCTTTGATCGCTTAGAGGAACGTACCATCCAATATGACGATGACGGGCCCACTCCAGAATACGGCGTGCACCTGTCGATGCGTAATAATGTATTCGCCTATCCCAAATGGGGCATCGCGCTGGCGCGGGTTCCCTTTTTCCGTGAGAATGGCGTATACAATGAAGATTACGTATTTGCGACAGGCGATCAGGAACTGCAAGGCTTCCTTGCAGGCGTACGCGGGCGTGAACGCAAGCAGAACATGAAACGGGTCACCGTCTTTACTGACACAAGCCGCGGATTATCCCGGCAGGCAGAGCCTATTACCCGTGCCATTACGCGGGATGACGTTATTTTGAAAGCGGAAATCAAGCGGGATATTTTCCGTTCACTCGATCAGTTTTTTGAAGCAGATCGTACCTTCTATCAGACTTATAATATTCCTTACAAACGCGGTATTCTGCTGTATGGCCATCCGGGCAACGGGAAAACAACGCTTGTTAAATCTATTGCGAGCAGCGTACCGGGTCCGGCCGCCTACTGGCAAATTACGGAGTATACAACCAGTGAATCGGTCAAAGAGGTATTCGAGGCGGCTACCCGTCTGGCTCCGATGGTGCTGGTCATTGAGGATATTGATTCCATGCCGCAGGAGGTTCGTTCCTTTTTCCTGAATACGCTTGATGGTGCTACTTCCAAGGAGGGTATCTTCCTGATCGGAACGACCAATTATCCCGAAAAAATTGATCCGGGTCTGATGAATCGGGCGGGTCGTTTCGATCGCGCCTATGAAATCAGTCTGCCGGACGAAGCACTGCGATTAGCGTATCTCAAGCTGCGTAACTTCCTTGTTTTTGCAGGAGAGACAGGTACACAGAAGGCGGCAGCGATGACTGACGGCTTCTCCCTGGCCCAGCTCGGAGAGCTGTATGTCAGCACTGCACTGGAATGGCATGAGAGTGGAAAAACAGATATTGAGCTGATTATTAAAGGTATGAGAGGCGAGCTAGATAAGAGCCGCAAGCAGGACTGGTTAAAAAATGTAGCCGAAGGACGCGTTGGATTCTTCTAA
- a CDS encoding GlsB/YeaQ/YmgE family stress response membrane protein, protein MSWLWALIVGGIIGWVAGIIAGRDVPGGVIGNIIAGFIGGWLGSLILGNWGPVIGSFYIVPALIGAIVLVVIVSLIFRSVGRSRG, encoded by the coding sequence ATGAGTTGGTTATGGGCATTGATTGTTGGAGGTATTATTGGTTGGGTGGCAGGAATTATCGCAGGTCGTGATGTTCCGGGTGGTGTAATTGGCAATATCATCGCCGGTTTTATCGGTGGATGGTTGGGAAGCTTGATTCTGGGAAACTGGGGTCCTGTAATCGGATCGTTCTACATCGTTCCTGCATTAATTGGTGCGATTGTACTGGTTGTCATCGTAAGCTTGATCTTCCGTTCCGTTGGACGGAGCAGAGGCTAA
- the sulP gene encoding sulfate permease, producing the protein MKWMGRFEGYNAGALRKDLISGSIVAIVAIPLGMAFAIASGVKPEYGLYTTIVAGVLVSLLGGSKFQIGGPTGAFIPILLAIVMQYGYENLLIAGFMAGIMLILMGVLRLGALIKFIPKPVTIGFTAGIAVTIFSGQIANFLGLRGVERHETFLPSMAELIHRLPSLNVYSILTAGICLAALILVPKKWPKVPGSLVGLLLSTLVAAWFFPGQVATIGSAYGAIPASLPELHVPSVTWDLIVKLLPPALVIAMLGAIESLLSAVVADGMTGARHNSNRELVGQGVANLLTPLFGGIPATGAIARTATNIRSGAVSPMSGIVHGLVVLLILVVFAPYASNIPLASMAPVLMVVAWNMSERKHFAHILKTRTADSIVLVVTFLLTVFTTLTTAVEVGLILAVVLFVKRMSSALSVDKVLPDPSVKHEKVRAHMVTEQHDCPQVAIYSVEGPLFFGAASAFENSGMGGQANRQQGILLLRMGKVPFMDMTGESNFTELIQKYRKSGGTVLVSGLQPQPQALLHKTGCYDMIGHEHFFEHTGEALTAAIALVDRDTCRGCSQMAFRECAALCGRSQALSKPSISDGAVSVPIPVNSGR; encoded by the coding sequence ATGAAGTGGATGGGAAGGTTCGAGGGATATAACGCAGGAGCTTTGCGAAAGGACCTGATTTCCGGAAGTATCGTGGCAATTGTGGCCATTCCGCTCGGCATGGCGTTTGCCATTGCATCAGGAGTAAAGCCGGAATACGGGCTGTACACGACCATTGTGGCAGGAGTTTTGGTTTCACTGTTAGGAGGGTCCAAATTTCAGATTGGCGGACCTACGGGCGCTTTTATTCCTATTTTGCTGGCTATTGTCATGCAGTACGGTTATGAAAATTTGCTCATAGCCGGTTTTATGGCGGGGATTATGCTCATCTTAATGGGCGTGCTGAGGCTAGGCGCGTTAATTAAGTTCATCCCCAAGCCGGTAACGATTGGCTTTACGGCGGGCATTGCCGTGACGATTTTCAGCGGCCAGATTGCTAACTTTCTCGGCTTACGCGGAGTAGAGCGGCATGAAACGTTTCTGCCTTCTATGGCAGAGCTGATCCATCGCCTGCCTTCACTGAATGTGTACAGTATTCTAACGGCGGGTATCTGTCTTGCCGCCCTCATTCTGGTGCCTAAAAAATGGCCCAAGGTACCCGGTTCACTCGTTGGCCTGCTCTTATCCACGCTGGTGGCAGCCTGGTTTTTTCCGGGTCAGGTGGCAACGATCGGCTCCGCATACGGGGCAATTCCGGCATCTCTGCCTGAGCTGCATGTTCCAAGCGTGACCTGGGATCTGATTGTGAAGCTGCTGCCGCCCGCACTTGTCATCGCAATGCTGGGAGCTATCGAATCCCTGCTTTCAGCGGTGGTTGCGGACGGCATGACAGGAGCCCGGCATAACAGCAATCGTGAGCTGGTCGGACAGGGTGTTGCCAACTTGCTTACACCCCTGTTTGGCGGCATTCCTGCGACGGGGGCGATTGCGCGCACAGCCACAAATATCCGCAGTGGTGCCGTTTCTCCCATGTCGGGTATTGTACACGGCTTGGTTGTACTGCTCATTCTGGTGGTTTTTGCTCCGTATGCATCCAATATTCCGTTGGCGAGTATGGCTCCGGTGTTGATGGTGGTCGCCTGGAATATGAGCGAGCGCAAACATTTTGCACACATTCTCAAGACACGGACAGCAGACTCTATCGTACTGGTTGTCACCTTTTTGCTGACGGTATTTACGACGCTGACCACGGCTGTTGAAGTAGGTCTGATTCTGGCCGTTGTGCTGTTCGTCAAGCGTATGAGCAGTGCACTTTCAGTGGATAAGGTATTGCCCGATCCTTCTGTCAAGCATGAAAAAGTCCGCGCGCATATGGTTACAGAGCAGCATGATTGCCCGCAGGTAGCGATCTATAGTGTGGAAGGCCCTCTATTTTTTGGTGCCGCTTCGGCATTTGAAAATTCGGGGATGGGAGGTCAGGCTAACCGCCAGCAAGGAATTTTGCTGCTACGTATGGGTAAGGTTCCTTTTATGGATATGACAGGAGAGTCTAACTTTACCGAATTGATTCAGAAATATCGTAAATCCGGTGGAACGGTACTTGTTTCCGGCCTCCAGCCGCAGCCGCAGGCATTACTTCACAAAACCGGATGCTACGACATGATCGGACACGAGCATTTTTTCGAGCATACAGGAGAAGCCCTCACAGCAGCCATTGCACTGGTGGATCGGGATACATGTCGCGGGTGCAGCCAAATGGCTTTTCGGGAATGCGCTGCTCTATGCGGCAGATCGCAAGCACTATCAAAGCCATCCATTTCGGATGGAGCCGTTTCGGTTCCCATACCAGTAAACAGCGGCAGATAG
- a CDS encoding amino acid ABC transporter substrate-binding protein, giving the protein MKKFRFLPVVLIVMALLVSACGNNDKGANSNNVSTGEAGSTNGKADTTATATLESVKASGKLRIGTEGTYAPFTYHDAAGKLTGFDVDIATEVSKRLGVQPEFIETQWDGIFAGLNSKRFDTVFNEVSITDERKQKYDFSDPYIVSKAVLIVSEDNNDIKKFADLKGKKAGQSLTSNLTQIAKSNGAEIVATDGFDQAIGLLTSKRVDATVNDGLSYLDLKKQKPDAPIKKVDESPDASHSAAVFNKGSEDLIKEVNKALADMKADGTYLKISEKYFGADVSK; this is encoded by the coding sequence ATGAAAAAATTTAGATTTTTACCAGTCGTACTGATCGTAATGGCTTTGCTGGTTTCGGCCTGCGGCAACAACGACAAAGGTGCTAATTCAAATAATGTTTCAACCGGGGAAGCCGGGTCTACTAATGGAAAAGCAGATACAACCGCCACAGCTACTTTGGAATCTGTAAAAGCGAGCGGCAAGCTGCGAATCGGTACGGAAGGTACCTATGCTCCATTTACCTACCATGATGCTGCTGGTAAGCTGACAGGCTTCGACGTTGATATTGCAACTGAAGTAAGTAAGCGTCTGGGCGTACAGCCGGAGTTTATTGAAACGCAATGGGATGGTATATTCGCGGGATTGAACTCCAAACGGTTTGACACGGTGTTCAATGAAGTGTCCATTACAGATGAACGCAAGCAAAAATACGATTTCTCCGATCCATATATTGTCTCCAAGGCAGTGCTGATCGTGAGCGAAGATAATAATGACATCAAAAAGTTTGCTGATCTGAAAGGTAAAAAGGCCGGGCAATCCCTGACCAGCAACCTGACTCAAATCGCGAAGAGCAATGGCGCGGAAATTGTGGCAACGGATGGATTCGATCAGGCGATTGGTCTCCTGACATCCAAAAGGGTCGATGCGACCGTCAATGATGGTTTGTCCTATCTTGATTTGAAGAAGCAAAAGCCTGACGCTCCCATCAAAAAGGTAGATGAATCTCCAGATGCTTCACACAGCGCGGCTGTTTTTAATAAAGGTAGCGAAGACTTGATCAAGGAAGTTAACAAAGCGCTGGCTGACATGAAGGCTGACGGTACGTACCTGAAAATTTCCGAGAAATATTTTGGAGCCGACGTATCCAAATAA
- a CDS encoding MFS transporter, translating to METQNSTLSSASPEGRRSAWATFTSPLRQSKAFTLLWLGHWIAMLGTSVTTVILPLVIYSLTGSTTIMGLAMTVYMLPNVLILPFAGMIVDRIDRIRLLLFTNIARFGLMFAAAVLMFTDGMKLPYLFVGLALYGLMDGIFNPAYSALRAQVFTPDIRNAANALSQISIQAVRLLGPPLGGFIVSFTSPGVGFGLDSVAYLISFACFWMLSSHLASIIGKRQANAEQQDQEGQHFLKDFIAGFTILKSHPWLWITILAFSFINICYSGIIAVLIPWLFKVHHSYSPVVYGVAMASSGIGAMLGAFVYGSRKHWKHRGLLAYLGAFISGLALLLLSVVTWMPGLIMSMMLEGFGIMIFAIIWETSLQEMVPAESFGRVASLDLMFSFALLPVGYLAVGAMADKLGGIFTIGLFSTVGMCIVLGVLCVPHIRRFQ from the coding sequence ATGGAAACCCAAAATTCAACCCTATCCTCTGCTTCACCCGAAGGAAGACGTTCAGCTTGGGCCACCTTCACTTCGCCTTTAAGGCAATCCAAAGCGTTCACTCTACTGTGGCTTGGACATTGGATCGCTATGCTGGGAACCTCGGTCACCACCGTCATTTTGCCACTGGTTATCTATTCCCTGACCGGCTCGACTACAATCATGGGTCTGGCGATGACTGTCTATATGCTGCCTAACGTGCTTATTCTGCCCTTTGCCGGGATGATCGTGGATCGGATTGACCGAATCCGTCTGCTTCTGTTCACCAACATTGCCCGCTTTGGGCTGATGTTCGCTGCGGCGGTGTTGATGTTTACCGACGGGATGAAACTGCCGTATCTGTTCGTTGGCCTTGCCTTATACGGATTGATGGACGGTATCTTTAATCCGGCTTATTCTGCCCTGCGCGCACAGGTATTTACGCCGGACATTCGCAATGCGGCTAACGCGCTCAGTCAGATTAGTATTCAAGCCGTCCGCCTTCTCGGCCCTCCACTGGGCGGCTTCATTGTATCCTTCACCTCACCAGGGGTCGGCTTTGGTCTGGATTCTGTCGCCTATCTGATATCTTTTGCCTGCTTCTGGATGCTGAGCAGTCATTTGGCCTCGATCATCGGTAAGCGCCAGGCAAATGCAGAACAACAGGATCAGGAAGGTCAGCATTTTCTCAAAGATTTTATTGCGGGCTTTACGATTCTTAAAAGTCATCCGTGGCTGTGGATTACGATTCTGGCTTTTTCCTTCATTAATATTTGTTACTCAGGCATTATTGCAGTACTCATTCCGTGGCTGTTCAAGGTTCATCATAGCTACAGTCCAGTCGTGTATGGCGTTGCGATGGCAAGCAGCGGCATCGGCGCTATGCTGGGTGCCTTTGTATACGGGTCGCGCAAGCACTGGAAGCATCGCGGCCTGCTCGCTTACCTTGGAGCTTTTATCAGCGGGCTTGCTTTATTATTGTTGTCTGTAGTCACCTGGATGCCGGGACTGATTATGAGCATGATGCTTGAAGGGTTCGGCATTATGATATTTGCAATCATTTGGGAAACAAGCCTTCAGGAAATGGTTCCCGCCGAATCCTTTGGCCGTGTAGCCAGTCTGGATCTAATGTTTTCCTTTGCCTTACTGCCTGTAGGCTATCTGGCTGTGGGTGCGATGGCGGACAAGCTTGGCGGCATTTTCACTATCGGTCTATTTTCAACCGTTGGCATGTGCATCGTGTTGGGTGTCTTATGTGTTCCACATATCAGACGGTTTCAATAA
- a CDS encoding LLM class flavin-dependent oxidoreductase: MLKLGILDQSHIPEGGTAQDALSHTTALAREADKLGYSRYWVSEHHASKMLAHSSPEVLIAHLAANTSRIRVGSGGIMLPHYSAYKVAENFRLLEALHPGRIDLGLGRAPGGLPLATRALQEGKHQSVEQYPQQILDLIDYFHDSVPADHRFAGLHAAPTISTIPELWLLGSSGESARLAAMMGASYAFAQFFGTPGGIEATTRYHDQYQPSILGDKPRSMAAVTVSCAETTEEAEQLASSASLFFLLLMQGKELTSLPSVKTALSYPYTEFDRERLRQSAAWRVVGTPDQCKEQLLRLAEQYRTDELLVVSSIHDFDKRVQSYRLLAKAFDLA, from the coding sequence ATGCTTAAACTGGGAATACTGGACCAGTCTCATATTCCTGAAGGCGGTACTGCTCAGGATGCCTTGTCCCATACAACAGCGTTGGCGCGTGAAGCCGACAAGCTGGGGTATAGCCGTTATTGGGTGTCTGAGCATCATGCGTCGAAAATGCTTGCACACTCCAGTCCTGAGGTGCTGATCGCACATTTGGCTGCCAATACGTCACGTATTCGTGTCGGCTCAGGCGGTATTATGCTGCCACACTACAGCGCATATAAAGTCGCTGAGAATTTCCGGCTGCTAGAGGCGCTACATCCGGGCCGAATTGACCTGGGTCTGGGGCGTGCTCCCGGCGGTTTGCCGCTGGCAACACGTGCCTTGCAGGAAGGTAAGCACCAATCCGTCGAGCAATATCCACAACAGATTCTCGATTTAATTGATTATTTCCATGATTCTGTGCCTGCTGACCATCGGTTTGCCGGGCTTCATGCGGCACCGACGATTTCAACCATTCCTGAACTGTGGCTGCTCGGTTCCAGTGGAGAAAGCGCAAGATTAGCCGCGATGATGGGCGCATCCTATGCCTTTGCCCAATTTTTCGGCACACCAGGTGGGATAGAAGCTACCACACGTTACCACGATCAGTATCAGCCTTCCATCCTGGGCGATAAGCCCCGCTCCATGGCAGCAGTTACTGTGTCATGCGCCGAAACTACAGAAGAGGCCGAGCAGTTGGCTTCCAGCGCCAGCCTGTTTTTCCTGCTGCTTATGCAAGGCAAAGAATTGACTTCACTGCCATCGGTAAAAACAGCACTATCCTATCCGTACACGGAGTTTGATCGCGAGCGACTGCGTCAGTCAGCAGCATGGCGCGTTGTCGGTACACCCGATCAGTGTAAGGAGCAATTACTACGCTTGGCTGAGCAGTATCGTACCGATGAGCTGCTAGTTGTCTCATCCATTCATGACTTTGATAAGCGCGTTCAGTCCTATCGTCTGCTGGCCAAAGCTTTTGATTTGGCTTAA
- a CDS encoding YkgJ family cysteine cluster protein, whose protein sequence is MECRIGCAACCIAITISSPIPGMPDGKPAGVPCPQLTLDNRCRLFGKPERPAVCSGFHADEDTCGSTNEEAFELLRELEKSTLPGKA, encoded by the coding sequence CTGGAATGTCGTATCGGATGTGCCGCGTGTTGTATTGCTATTACAATTTCATCCCCTATTCCGGGCATGCCTGACGGAAAACCGGCTGGTGTCCCTTGCCCACAGCTCACTTTGGATAACCGTTGCCGATTGTTTGGCAAGCCTGAGCGTCCAGCCGTATGCAGTGGCTTTCATGCTGATGAAGATACGTGCGGAAGCACCAACGAAGAAGCATTTGAGCTGCTGAGAGAGCTGGAAAAGTCAACTCTACCGGGTAAAGCTTGA
- a CDS encoding amino acid ABC transporter permease, producing MDDRQIQIIIDSLLPLLKAGVSFTIPLTLISFALGLILALVTALARLSKWKILKLISGFYVWVIRGTPLLVQLYIIFYGLPSVGITLDPFIASVIGFTLSVGAYGSEIMRAAIISIQEGQWEAGYSLGMTRWQVLRRIVLPQAARVSVPPLANSFISLVKDTSLAATITYVEMFRTANQIVATTYEPLLVYTEAGVIYLLFSTVLTVLQNYLEKRLSRFSVR from the coding sequence ATGGATGATCGCCAGATACAAATTATTATCGATTCATTACTGCCTCTGCTGAAAGCAGGGGTTTCTTTTACGATTCCGCTCACACTTATCTCTTTTGCTCTGGGCTTGATATTGGCGCTGGTTACGGCGTTGGCTCGACTGTCCAAATGGAAAATACTCAAGCTGATTTCCGGCTTCTATGTGTGGGTGATTCGTGGAACACCGTTGCTGGTGCAATTGTATATTATTTTCTACGGCTTGCCTTCAGTTGGCATTACGCTGGATCCATTTATAGCTTCAGTGATCGGCTTTACGCTCAGCGTGGGGGCTTATGGCTCCGAAATTATGCGTGCGGCAATTATATCCATTCAGGAAGGCCAGTGGGAGGCGGGATATTCCTTGGGAATGACACGCTGGCAAGTGCTGCGACGTATCGTGCTTCCGCAAGCAGCCCGTGTGTCCGTACCGCCGTTAGCGAATTCTTTCATCAGTTTGGTCAAGGATACTTCGCTAGCTGCGACCATCACCTATGTGGAAATGTTCAGAACAGCTAACCAGATTGTAGCCACCACGTATGAGCCGTTATTGGTGTATACCGAGGCGGGGGTTATTTATCTGCTGTTTAGCACCGTATTGACCGTGCTGCAAAATTACCTGGAGAAGCGGCTGAGCCGTTTTTCCGTTAGATAA